The following coding sequences are from one Nicotiana tomentosiformis chromosome 3, ASM39032v3, whole genome shotgun sequence window:
- the LOC104119992 gene encoding uncharacterized protein, which produces MEKEILDYVLVPVGLLFMVAYHIWLLNRILKHPNRTVIGINSINRHFWVRAMMEDSSKNGVLAVQTLRNNIMASTLLASTAIMLSSLIAVLMTGGSKGRSIGFHVYGDKSDLCLSIKFFSILVCFMVAFLFNVQSIRYYSHASILINVPYKKLDCSRHIVTAEYVGRTVNRGSYFWSLGLRAFYFSFPLFLWIFGPIPMFLCCIFLVFMLYFLDGSSDFGWVAATDVDTHTERVAV; this is translated from the exons ATGGAGAAAGAAATTCTGGATTATGTCTTGGTACCAGTAGGATTGCTATTTATGGTGGCTTATCACATATGGCTTCTTAATCGCATTCTTAAACACCCTAATCGTACGGTTATCGGCATTAATTCCATTAATCGTCACTTCTGGGTTCGTGCTATGATGGAG GACTCATCCAAGAATGGAGTTCTAGCAGTACAAACGTTAAGGAACAACATAATGGCGTCAACCCTTTTAGCATCTACTGCTATTATGCTTAGTTCCCTAATCGCAGTCTTAATGACTGGCGGAAGCAAAGGTCGTTCTATCGGATTTCATGTTTACGGCGATAAGAGCGATCTTTGCTTATCAATTAAATTCTTCTCTATATTGGTATGTTTTATGGTTGCATTTTTGTTTAACGTGCAATCAATTAGGTATTATAGTCACGCTAGTATACTTATTAACGTGCCTTACAAGAAGTTGGATTGTTCAAGACATATTGTGACGGCGGAATATGTAGGGAGGACAGTGAATCGAGGCAGCTATTTCTGGTCACTTGGACTGCGCGCATTTTACTTTTCGTTTCCTCTATTTTTGTGGATCTTTGGCCCTATTCCTATGTTCCTCTGCTGTATTTTCCTTGTTTTTATGCTTTATTTCCTGGATGGTAGTTCGGATTTTGGGTGGGTTGCAGCAACTGATGTCGACACCCACACAGAGAGAGTAGCAGTTTAG